From Gimesia panareensis, the proteins below share one genomic window:
- a CDS encoding PVC-type heme-binding CxxCH protein — protein sequence MRSLCLSLLTGLILLQNAVADEKTTDALSSFQVKPGFRIELVASEPLLRDPVALAFDENGRMFVVEYPEYNQQFAKDKQPVTGSIRMLEDTDDDGRYDKSTVYVSDLAAPSAVACYNGGLFVAAAPDLLFCKDTNGDGKADTREVVFTGLRRLENRTDPSLNTLLWGLDNRFHACTSYSGAEVRAVKHPDERPRSIGNRGFLFDPRTLRFDLTSGGGQHGLAIDDWGQEFLCNNSSPVKMLMYDDRYLARNPYLKAPAPAVEITEGGKHTQLFRISPEEYWRQERTRLRNEGKFRGSNEGGKSSGFFTAATGVTIYRGDAWPAEYRGSVFVGEPANNLVFRGKLEPKGVGLVAKRADAGREFLASTDTSFRPVQFANGPDGNLYVIDMNRDLIEGAMFLPPELLKKVNVTGGDRRGRIYRIVRDDFQQPKLPRLGEATTAELVKLLAHRNGWHRDTAARLLYERQDRSAVPALKRLAAEAEYPVTRMTALHVLDGLDALDEASLLRALKDNEPQVRVHALRLAEARVKTSTALRDRLLAMGDDPSLRVRYQLAFSLGELVSSPERNQVFAELTVRDGSDQWMELALLSSLAKGAGSVFEALARQKDYRQWKQGARFLIALARQTGAAGQQQETEAVLKSLLAWSDTERQQQEAALLALLAAQPEKTRRAFLTSHQQTLKPILGRILEESRAEALNTKLPLKQRLTAIERLGFAPFREVQEVFSELLEPQQVNPVQVSAMLTLSDFQDEQIAKLLISRWAKMTPALRTKAAEVLLSRAAWSGALIDAIEAGTIGRGDLSPARVELLKQHPDKTLASRVSKLYADRALARRDEVVQQYQESLKRNGAVPQGKAVFKKVCSACHRLEGVGTAVGADLKAIRDRGKAGVLLHILDPNREVKPQYMSYTLVLESGQVLSGMIANESVNSITVRKPDGTETTVLRINIEEIRSSGLSFMPEGLEKQIDKAAMADLLSYLMSLQAGQETSR from the coding sequence ATGCGAAGTTTATGCCTGTCATTACTGACGGGACTGATACTGTTACAGAACGCAGTGGCGGATGAGAAAACGACGGACGCGCTGTCTTCGTTTCAGGTCAAACCCGGGTTTCGGATCGAGCTGGTGGCGTCGGAGCCGTTGTTACGGGATCCCGTGGCGCTGGCCTTCGATGAAAACGGGCGGATGTTCGTGGTGGAATACCCGGAATACAACCAGCAGTTTGCGAAAGACAAACAGCCGGTCACGGGCAGCATTCGGATGCTGGAAGATACCGACGACGACGGACGATATGACAAGAGCACCGTCTATGTCTCAGACCTGGCGGCGCCGTCGGCGGTTGCCTGTTATAACGGTGGCCTGTTTGTCGCTGCGGCGCCCGATCTGCTGTTCTGTAAAGATACAAACGGGGACGGGAAGGCCGACACGCGGGAGGTGGTTTTCACCGGATTGCGCCGGCTGGAGAACCGGACCGATCCTTCGCTGAATACGCTGCTCTGGGGACTGGATAACCGGTTTCATGCCTGCACCAGTTATTCGGGTGCGGAAGTGCGGGCGGTGAAACATCCGGATGAGAGGCCCCGTTCGATCGGAAACCGGGGTTTTCTGTTCGATCCGCGAACGCTGCGGTTCGATCTTACCAGCGGCGGCGGTCAGCATGGGCTGGCGATTGACGACTGGGGACAGGAGTTCCTGTGCAATAACAGTTCGCCCGTCAAGATGCTGATGTATGACGACCGCTACCTGGCACGAAACCCGTATCTCAAAGCACCGGCACCGGCAGTGGAAATCACCGAAGGGGGGAAGCATACGCAGCTGTTTCGCATCAGCCCGGAGGAATACTGGCGACAGGAACGGACCCGCCTGCGAAACGAAGGCAAATTCCGCGGTAGTAATGAAGGGGGTAAGTCGTCCGGCTTCTTTACCGCGGCAACCGGCGTGACGATTTATCGCGGCGATGCCTGGCCGGCGGAGTACCGGGGAAGTGTATTTGTGGGAGAGCCGGCGAACAACCTCGTGTTCCGGGGAAAGCTGGAGCCGAAGGGCGTGGGGCTGGTGGCAAAGCGCGCCGATGCGGGGCGTGAGTTTCTGGCTTCGACGGACACCAGTTTTCGACCGGTGCAGTTCGCAAACGGTCCGGACGGGAACCTGTATGTGATCGACATGAACCGCGATCTGATTGAAGGGGCGATGTTTCTGCCGCCGGAGCTGCTCAAAAAAGTGAATGTGACCGGAGGCGATCGGCGGGGGCGGATTTATCGGATCGTCCGCGACGATTTTCAGCAGCCGAAGTTACCCCGACTGGGAGAGGCGACGACAGCCGAATTAGTCAAACTGCTGGCGCATCGGAACGGCTGGCACCGGGATACGGCGGCGCGGCTGTTGTACGAACGACAGGACCGGTCTGCGGTTCCCGCATTGAAACGACTGGCTGCGGAAGCCGAGTATCCCGTGACCCGAATGACAGCTCTGCATGTGTTGGACGGGCTGGACGCATTGGATGAAGCAAGTCTGCTGCGGGCCCTTAAAGACAACGAACCACAGGTGCGGGTGCATGCGCTCCGGCTGGCGGAGGCGCGGGTTAAGACATCAACGGCCCTGCGAGATCGGTTGCTGGCGATGGGGGATGATCCATCGCTGCGCGTCCGTTATCAGCTGGCGTTTTCGCTGGGTGAGCTGGTTTCGTCTCCGGAGCGGAACCAGGTATTCGCAGAGCTGACCGTGCGGGATGGCAGTGACCAATGGATGGAACTGGCGCTGCTGAGTTCCCTGGCTAAAGGGGCGGGCAGTGTGTTCGAAGCGCTGGCCCGTCAGAAAGACTATCGCCAGTGGAAACAGGGGGCTCGTTTTCTAATCGCTCTGGCCCGGCAGACGGGAGCTGCGGGACAGCAGCAGGAAACCGAAGCGGTGCTCAAGAGTCTGCTGGCGTGGAGTGATACTGAGCGACAACAACAGGAAGCGGCTCTGCTGGCGTTACTGGCAGCACAACCGGAGAAGACTCGTCGAGCATTTTTGACCAGTCACCAACAGACACTCAAGCCGATCCTGGGGCGAATTCTGGAAGAGTCCCGTGCGGAGGCTTTGAACACGAAACTGCCCCTCAAGCAGCGGCTGACCGCGATCGAGCGACTGGGGTTTGCGCCGTTCCGGGAGGTGCAGGAGGTCTTCAGTGAATTACTCGAACCACAGCAGGTGAACCCGGTGCAGGTGTCTGCGATGCTGACCCTGTCTGATTTTCAGGATGAACAGATCGCGAAGCTGCTGATCAGCCGCTGGGCGAAGATGACGCCGGCCCTGCGGACGAAAGCTGCGGAGGTGCTGCTGTCGCGTGCTGCGTGGAGCGGGGCGCTGATCGATGCGATCGAAGCGGGGACCATCGGCCGGGGAGATCTCAGTCCCGCGCGAGTGGAACTGCTGAAACAGCATCCTGATAAAACGCTCGCAAGTCGCGTGAGCAAGCTGTATGCAGACCGGGCACTCGCGCGACGGGACGAGGTGGTGCAGCAGTACCAGGAGTCATTGAAACGAAACGGCGCTGTGCCGCAAGGGAAAGCGGTCTTTAAAAAGGTCTGTTCCGCCTGTCATCGGCTGGAAGGGGTGGGGACAGCAGTGGGTGCGGACCTGAAGGCGATCCGCGATCGCGGGAAGGCGGGTGTGCTCCTGCATATTCTCGATCCGAACCGGGAAGTGAAGCCGCAGTACATGAGCTACACGCTGGTGCTGGAGAGCGGACAGGTGCTCTCGGGGATGATCGCCAACGAAAGCGTGAACAGTATCACGGTTCGCAAACCGGACGGAACGGAAACGACAGTGCTGCGGATCAACATCGAAGAGATCCGCAGCTCCGGGCTGTCATTTATGCCGGAAGGTCTGGAAAAACAGATCGATAAAGCGGCGATGGCCGATCTGCTGTCCTACCTGATGAGCCTGCAAGCGGGTCAGGAGACTTCGCGATAA
- a CDS encoding glycosyltransferase, producing the protein MKSRLRILLTNNTLAHREGSEMFLYEVARGLLRQGHLPVAYSTTLGALAEEFQRSTIPVINDLNSLQEPPDVIHAQHHLEAMAAMLRFPQTPVVYYCHGWLPWQERPAVFPTIAKYVAVDDLCRERLLTTPGITPEQITTLYNFVDLTRFQPRSPLPEQPKSALIFSNLASDQNYAGLIRAACYSRGIERVDLMGLGSGNMQMHPEELLPQYDVVFAKARCALEAMSVGCAVVVMECHGVGGLVTTQNMDAMRRLNFGVRTMQAAPLTEASIVNALSGYDATDAAAVSSWIRAQVDLEKYLEELESLYFDAYQSARTRTVAPERNLTAAANYLHSLAPLVKQQAQDEQRAAHFEQRSHLLEQQVQMLETQVQELQVELAQSARDSAHAQTTTMSQRGSLLQRLKQRLAAVHGRNET; encoded by the coding sequence ATGAAGTCCCGGTTGAGGATCCTGTTGACGAATAACACACTCGCGCATCGTGAAGGTTCGGAAATGTTCCTGTACGAAGTGGCCCGGGGGCTTTTACGGCAGGGGCATCTGCCCGTGGCGTATTCCACGACGCTGGGTGCGCTGGCAGAGGAGTTCCAGCGGAGCACCATTCCGGTCATCAACGACCTGAATTCCCTGCAGGAACCGCCGGATGTGATTCACGCGCAACATCACCTGGAAGCGATGGCTGCCATGCTGCGATTTCCCCAGACTCCGGTCGTGTATTACTGCCACGGCTGGCTCCCCTGGCAGGAACGGCCGGCTGTCTTCCCGACGATTGCGAAGTATGTCGCAGTGGATGATTTGTGCCGCGAACGGCTGTTGACCACTCCCGGCATTACACCGGAACAGATTACAACGCTGTATAACTTTGTGGATCTGACCCGCTTCCAGCCACGTTCCCCGTTGCCGGAGCAGCCGAAGTCTGCCCTCATCTTCAGTAACCTGGCATCCGACCAGAACTACGCGGGACTCATCCGTGCCGCCTGTTATTCCAGGGGGATTGAGCGTGTGGACCTGATGGGACTGGGATCCGGGAACATGCAGATGCATCCCGAAGAACTGCTTCCCCAGTATGATGTGGTGTTTGCGAAAGCCCGTTGTGCCCTGGAGGCGATGTCGGTCGGCTGTGCCGTGGTGGTCATGGAGTGCCACGGGGTAGGCGGGCTGGTCACCACACAGAATATGGATGCTATGCGGCGCTTGAATTTTGGTGTCCGCACCATGCAGGCAGCCCCTTTAACGGAAGCCAGTATCGTCAATGCCCTATCCGGTTACGATGCCACGGATGCAGCGGCGGTTTCAAGCTGGATTCGTGCGCAAGTCGACCTGGAAAAGTACCTGGAGGAACTTGAGTCCCTCTATTTTGATGCGTACCAGAGTGCGAGGACGAGGACTGTTGCTCCCGAAAGGAATCTGACTGCGGCTGCGAATTACCTGCATAGCCTGGCGCCCCTGGTCAAACAACAGGCCCAGGACGAACAGCGGGCGGCTCATTTTGAACAACGTTCACATTTGCTGGAACAACAGGTTCAGATGCTGGAAACACAGGTGCAGGAATTGCAGGTGGAACTGGCGCAGTCCGCGCGGGATTCGGCTCACGCTCAGACGACAACGATGTCACAGCGGGGATCGCTGCTGCAACGCCTGAAACAAAGGCTGGCTGCGGTGCACGGCAGAAACGAGACCTAG
- a CDS encoding AraC family transcriptional regulator has product MHNAELTALASAVQRHATPDKVVNTPVPELKLSCFTAPTEMTSLVYEPCLCLIVQGSKEVLLAGESYRMDPAQFLLVSVDLPVDARVLEATADQPYVGVQISLDPRVVGELLAEGTTVSAPAPSERGLAVTSVEPPLLNAVTRLVDLLDTPADLRPLAPLVLREITHRVLTGPQGLRLRQIALAGAPAYRIARAIRWLKDHFADPLRIESLAAQVGMSSSSFHQHFKNVTAMTPLQYQKRMRLQEARNLMFSEKLEAAEAAFRVGYESPSQFSREYRRMFGAPPRQDIAALKTEYAT; this is encoded by the coding sequence ATGCACAACGCAGAATTGACAGCATTGGCGTCCGCCGTCCAGCGACATGCGACTCCGGATAAAGTGGTCAATACACCGGTCCCGGAACTGAAGCTCTCCTGCTTCACCGCACCAACAGAAATGACATCCCTCGTCTACGAACCCTGCTTGTGTCTGATTGTGCAAGGCTCTAAGGAAGTGCTGCTCGCCGGTGAATCCTATCGTATGGACCCCGCTCAATTCCTCCTCGTCTCGGTCGACCTGCCCGTCGATGCCCGTGTGCTGGAAGCCACGGCTGATCAGCCATACGTCGGCGTGCAGATCTCGCTCGACCCGCGTGTGGTCGGCGAACTCCTGGCCGAAGGGACAACCGTTTCTGCACCGGCCCCGTCTGAACGCGGACTGGCGGTGACCTCGGTCGAACCGCCACTTCTCAATGCGGTCACACGACTTGTCGATCTGCTCGATACTCCTGCTGACCTCCGCCCCCTGGCCCCCCTGGTACTCCGTGAGATTACTCACCGTGTACTGACCGGCCCGCAGGGATTGCGACTGCGTCAGATCGCGCTGGCTGGCGCACCCGCTTATCGAATCGCCCGGGCCATTCGCTGGCTGAAGGATCACTTTGCCGATCCACTGCGGATCGAATCGCTGGCCGCTCAGGTCGGCATGAGCAGTTCCTCGTTCCACCAGCACTTCAAGAACGTGACCGCGATGACTCCGCTGCAGTATCAGAAACGCATGCGCCTGCAGGAAGCACGCAACCTGATGTTCAGCGAAAAACTCGAAGCCGCCGAAGCCGCCTTTCGCGTCGGCTACGAAAGCCCCTCCCAGTTCAGCCGCGAGTACCGACGCATGTTCGGCGCCCCGCCCCGGCAGGACATCGCCGCTCTCAAGACGGAATACGCAACTTAA
- a CDS encoding (R)-mandelonitrile lyase, whose amino-acid sequence MEITRNGSQASVAGPADWFTGNTRIDPLFNPHEPARAAAASVTFEPGARTAWHTHPLGQTLIVTSGVGRVQVEGGPIEEIRPGDVVWFPPGVKHWHGAAPTTAMTHIAIQEALEGKVVEWMEHVTDEQYGT is encoded by the coding sequence ATGGAAATCACACGAAACGGGTCTCAAGCATCGGTCGCGGGACCGGCAGACTGGTTTACCGGCAATACGCGGATCGATCCACTGTTCAATCCCCACGAACCGGCGCGGGCCGCAGCAGCCAGTGTGACCTTTGAGCCGGGGGCCCGGACTGCCTGGCATACGCACCCACTGGGCCAGACGTTGATCGTGACATCAGGAGTGGGGCGGGTCCAGGTTGAAGGGGGACCGATCGAGGAGATTCGTCCGGGAGATGTGGTCTGGTTTCCGCCGGGAGTCAAGCACTGGCACGGTGCAGCGCCAACAACAGCGATGACGCACATCGCGATTCAGGAAGCCCTTGAGGGCAAAGTCGTCGAGTGGATGGAACACGTCACTGACGAACAATACGGAACGTAA
- a CDS encoding SDR family oxidoreductase: protein MNNQNITGKVVVITGASSGLGEATARLLSSEGATVVLAARRAERIEALAEELNGQGGKALAVPTDVTDRQQVKNLVDKAVETYGRIDVMLNNAGLMPLAPLDQLKTDEWDQMIDVNLKGVLNGIAAALPHMQEQKSGHFINVSSVYGHKLGPDATVYCATKFAVRALSEGLRQEVKPYNIRTTVISPGAVATELLEHISDEKIQAETKGFVDQIAVPADTFARMVAFAINEPANVDVNEILFRPTAQPI, encoded by the coding sequence ATGAACAATCAGAATATCACAGGAAAAGTTGTTGTGATCACCGGAGCCAGCAGTGGACTGGGCGAAGCGACCGCGCGGCTGCTGTCATCCGAAGGGGCGACCGTCGTACTGGCAGCACGTCGAGCAGAACGAATCGAGGCCCTGGCAGAAGAATTGAACGGTCAGGGTGGCAAAGCGCTGGCGGTGCCCACGGATGTAACAGATCGACAGCAGGTCAAGAATCTCGTCGACAAAGCAGTTGAAACGTATGGGCGGATTGACGTCATGCTTAACAACGCGGGGCTGATGCCACTGGCTCCGCTGGACCAGTTGAAGACCGACGAATGGGACCAGATGATCGACGTGAACCTCAAAGGCGTGCTGAACGGGATTGCCGCCGCATTGCCTCATATGCAGGAGCAGAAGAGCGGCCACTTTATCAACGTGTCATCGGTTTATGGTCACAAGCTGGGGCCCGATGCGACTGTGTATTGTGCCACCAAATTCGCCGTGAGGGCACTGTCAGAGGGACTGCGTCAGGAGGTCAAGCCTTATAATATCCGCACCACAGTGATCTCGCCGGGTGCGGTCGCCACGGAACTGCTGGAGCATATCAGCGACGAGAAGATCCAGGCGGAAACGAAAGGCTTTGTCGACCAGATCGCTGTTCCCGCGGATACGTTCGCCCGGATGGTGGCGTTTGCGATCAACGAGCCGGCCAACGTCGATGTGAATGAGATTCTGTTCCGGCCGACGGCACAACCCATTTAA
- a CDS encoding tautomerase family protein gives MPHVIIKLWPGKSDALKQELADRITRDVMDVFHYGAESISVAFEEVKASEWREKVFQPDIVAKPEQLFKHPGYDVDDL, from the coding sequence ATGCCCCACGTCATCATTAAACTCTGGCCTGGCAAGTCAGACGCACTGAAGCAGGAACTGGCTGACCGCATCACCAGGGATGTAATGGACGTATTTCACTATGGTGCGGAATCGATTTCCGTCGCCTTTGAAGAGGTCAAAGCGAGCGAGTGGCGGGAGAAGGTCTTTCAGCCGGATATTGTCGCGAAGCCGGAACAGCTGTTTAAACATCCGGGCTATGACGTGGATGATTTGTAA
- a CDS encoding DUF4339 domain-containing protein, whose protein sequence is MSNDWYFKQDDQILGPFSFQDLLELVRDETLSPDSLIRPQAEEDWQRADSVVGLFELGHSEQTADADNGFALANAGDLETFLNEPAETEDTGEPPPAEAQSAEVAYETTGESYRLQDAKRRHTKSSSKQPRLTK, encoded by the coding sequence ATGTCGAACGACTGGTATTTCAAACAGGACGATCAGATTCTAGGTCCGTTCTCATTTCAGGACCTGTTGGAACTGGTACGAGACGAAACGCTGTCCCCCGATTCCCTGATTCGCCCGCAGGCTGAGGAGGACTGGCAGCGAGCCGATTCCGTCGTGGGTCTGTTTGAGCTGGGACATTCTGAACAAACTGCGGACGCTGATAACGGTTTTGCTTTAGCGAATGCAGGCGACCTCGAAACATTTCTCAATGAACCTGCCGAGACTGAGGACACAGGGGAGCCCCCGCCTGCAGAGGCTCAGTCTGCAGAAGTGGCGTATGAAACCACTGGTGAAAGTTACCGGTTACAGGACGCCAAACGGCGGCACACAAAAAGCTCAAGCAAGCAACCGCGACTGACGAAATAA